The following is a genomic window from uncultured Draconibacterium sp..
AAATCCAACACAATTTAACGATCCGAACGACCTCGAATGCTATCCGCGCACGCTCGAAAACGATATGAAATTATTGGAACCAACAGGTTGTTCAATCGTTTTTGCCCCCAGTGCAAAGGAAGTTTACCCCGAACCGGATAAACGTAAATTTAACTTTGGAAAATTAGAAGAGGTAATGGAGGGCAAACATCGCCCAGGGCACTTTAACGGTGTAGCACAGGTGGTTAGCCGGCTTTTCGACATAGTAAAACCTACCAAAGCTTACTTCGGATTGAAGGATTTTCAGCAATTGGCCATTGTTAAAAATATGGTGAAACAACTACAACTTCCTGTGGAAATTGTACCTTGCGCCATTATTCGCGAAGAAAGTGGTTTGGCCATGAGCTCGCGAAATGAATTATTGACGGAAGAACAGCGGAAAAATGCAGCCGTAATTTCGGAGACTTTATTTAAAGCCAAAGAACTTAAAGGGCAGAAATCCGTACAAGAAATCGCGGATTGGGTAACAAAAACAATAAACAAGAACCCATTTCTGGATGTTGAATATTTTGAGATCGTTGACGACGAACAGCTGCAGCCAGTGAATAACTGGGACGAAAAATCTATTAAAGTTGGGTGTGTTGCTGTTTTCTGCGGAAAGATCAGGTTAATTGATAATATAGTTTTTTAAGACCGAAATAAGCATAGTTATGCAAATTGAAGTTTGTAAATCGAAAATACACAAGGTTACCGTTACTGAAGCGAACCTGCAATATGTTGGAAGTATTACCATCGACGAAGATTTGATGGATGCGGCAAATCTTATCGAGAACGAAAAAGTACAGGTTGTTAATATAAACAACGGCGAGCGCCTGGAAACTTATGTTATCAGGGGCGAACGTGGATCGGGCACCATTTGTTTGAACGGCCCCGCTGCACGCAAAGTGGCTGTTGGCGATGTGGTAATTATCATTTCGTACGCTTCAATGGATTTCGAGGAAGCCAAAACATTTAAGCCAAGTTTAATATTCCCTGATATTGAGACGAATACTGTAGTATAAAATACATTACATATATCTGTAAACCTCGTAGTTTTTGCTGCGAGGTTTTTTATTTGAAGGTATATGGTATATTTTATATAGACTATCGATTCTTTCCCAAAGGGACACCGAGGCGAATACCAAGTTGCAAAAACTCCGTACTACCCGAATAATTATCAAAAACTCCGGTTTCAGCGATGGGTAATTCATTTAAACTTCTTCCCAAATCAACATTCTCCCAGCCCACATAAAACCAAAAAGAAAGGTCTTCGGCAATAACTTTAAAACCCAAATGAAATCCGGGATACCAATTAAAAGATGACTTTGA
Proteins encoded in this region:
- the panD gene encoding aspartate 1-decarboxylase — translated: MQIEVCKSKIHKVTVTEANLQYVGSITIDEDLMDAANLIENEKVQVVNINNGERLETYVIRGERGSGTICLNGPAARKVAVGDVVIIISYASMDFEEAKTFKPSLIFPDIETNTVV
- the panC gene encoding pantoate--beta-alanine ligase, whose amino-acid sequence is MKLVSTIQELQTEIQRLADGKTVGFVPTMGALHQGHISLVKQAVSETPVVVVSIFVNPTQFNDPNDLECYPRTLENDMKLLEPTGCSIVFAPSAKEVYPEPDKRKFNFGKLEEVMEGKHRPGHFNGVAQVVSRLFDIVKPTKAYFGLKDFQQLAIVKNMVKQLQLPVEIVPCAIIREESGLAMSSRNELLTEEQRKNAAVISETLFKAKELKGQKSVQEIADWVTKTINKNPFLDVEYFEIVDDEQLQPVNNWDEKSIKVGCVAVFCGKIRLIDNIVF